A genome region from Camelina sativa cultivar DH55 chromosome 10, Cs, whole genome shotgun sequence includes the following:
- the LOC104718131 gene encoding proteinaceous RNase P 3-like produces MAGTDKRRSCHHDESPTKPNKKKKGGRNPEKNLLINLHSCSKSKNLSAALALYDAAITSTDIRLSQQHFQSLLYLCSASISDPSLQTLAIDRGFQIFDRMVSSGVSPNESCVTAVARLAAAKGDGDYAFKLVKDIVAVGGVSFPRLRTYSPALLCFCESLEAEKGYEVEDHMDASGIVLEEAEISALLKVSAATGREKKVYKYLHKLRECVGCVSEETSKIIEEWFCGEKASEVCANGIGFDIDLLRAAVLKNGGGWHGLGWVGEGKWTVKKGSVSPAGKCLSCDEHLDSIDTNELETENFVDSLVALAMERKAKMNSCEPMADFSEFQEWLEKNEDYEAIVDGANIGLYQQNFADGGFSLPQLEAVVKELYNQSGNKKQPLILLHKKRVNALLDNPNHRNLVEEWINNNVLYATPPGSNDDWYWLYAAAKLKCLLVTNDEMRDHIFELLSNSFFQKWKERHQVRFTFVKGSLKLEMPPPFSVVIQESEKGSWHVPITCLNNEESLRSWICITRESV; encoded by the exons ATGGCTGGTACTGATAAACGCCGCTCTTGCCACCACGACGAAAGCCctacaaaaccaaacaagaagaagaagggaggcCGTAATCCAGAGAAGAATCTCCTTATTAATCTTCATTCCTGTTCCAAGTCCAAGAACCTCTCAGCTGCGTTGGCTCTATATGATGCAGCTATCACTTCCACTGACATTCGCCTCAGCCAGCAACACTTCCAAAGCCTTCTTTACCTCTGCTCTGCGTCCATTAGTGACCCGTCTCTTCAAACCCTTGCCATCGACCGTGGCTTCCAAATTTTTGATCGTATGGTTAGTTCCGGGGTAAGTCCTAATGAGTCCTGCGTCACTGCAGTGGCACGACTAGCTGCTGCCAAAGGTGACGGTGATTATGCTTTTAAGCTTGTCAAAGACATTGTTGCTGTTGGTGGTGTATCGTTCCCCCGTCTGAGAACTTATTCTCCagctttgctctgtttctgtgagAGTTTAGAGGCTGAAAAGGGTTATGAAGTGGAAGACCACATGGATGCTTCAGGTATTGTGTTGGAGGAGGCAGAGATCTCGGCTTTGCTGAAGGTAAGCGCTGCAACGGGCAGAGAAAAGAAGGTTTATAAGTATTTGCATAAATTAAGAGAATGTGTTGGCTGCGTTAGTGAAGAGACTTCAAAAATTATCGAGGAATGGTTCTGTGGAGAGAAAGCTAGTGAGGTTTGTGCTAATGGGATTGGGTTTGATATTGACCTGCTTAGAGCTGCTGTTTTGAAGAATGGGGGAGGGTGGCATGGTCTTGGGTGGGTTGGGGAAGGCAAATGGACTGTGAAGAAAGGTAGTGTTAGTCCAGCCGGGAAATGCTTGAGCTGTGACGAACATTTGGATAGTATAGATACGAATGAGTTAGAGACTGAAAATTTTGTGGATTCTTTGGTGGCTTTAGCTATGGAGAGGAAGGCGAAAATGAATTCATGTGAGCCAATGGCGGACTTCAGCGAGTTTCAG GAGTGGCTTGAAAAGAATGAAGATTACGAAGCTATAGTAGATGGAGCAAATATTGGGCTCTACCAACAAAATTTTGCAGATGGTGGTTTCAGTCTTCCACAG CTTGAAGCTGTAGTGAAGGAGCTTTACAATCAAAGTGGTAACAAAAAGCAGCCGCTAATTCTGTTGCACAAGAAACGGGTCAATGCTCTTTTAGACAACCCGAATCACCGGAATTTGGTGGAAGAATGGATTAATAACAATGTCCTATATGCGACTCCACCAGGTTCCAATGATGATTG GTATTGGCTCTATGCTGCTGCTAAACTCAAGTGTTTACTTGTGACTAATGATGAGATGAGAGATCACATTTTTGAACTATTAAGTAacagttttttccaaaaatggaaagaaagACATCAAGTTCGGTTTACCTTTGTGAAAGGTTCTCTCAAGCTTGAAATGCCTCCTCCCTTTTCAGTTGTGATTCAG GAATCGGAGAAAGGATCATGGCACGTTCCAATAACCTGCTTAAACAATGAGGAATCTTTGAGAAGTTGGATTTGCATTACAAGGGAGAGTGTATAG
- the LOC104718130 gene encoding uncharacterized protein LOC104718130 — translation MAMMKNPNQYTKIEKEDPNEIIHRRAQFLIHKILQRADTETLRHVQKRNTTMKTPSFRVVGIRMKIGKKLRKLRKSCVMANKHGDLMPRLLKSLRRYFFCSSPPRNVSDLQPLFALCV, via the coding sequence atggcaATGATGAAGAATCCAAACCAATACACAAAGATAGAGAAAGAAGATCCTAATGAGATAATTCACAGGAGAGCTCAGTTTCTGATCCACAAGATTCTCCAACGAGCCGATACAGAGACATTAAGACATGTACAGAAGAGAAATACTACTATGAAAACACCGTCCTTTAGAGTGGTTGGGATAAGAATGAAGATAgggaagaagctgaggaagcTGAGGAAGAGTTGTGTAATGGCAAACAAGCATGGTGATCTTATGCCACGTTTACTCAAATCTCTTAGACGTTATTTCTTCTGTTCATCTCCTCCTCGAAATGTCTCCGATCTTCAACCTCTCTTCGCTCTTTGTGTTTGA
- the LOC104718128 gene encoding protein DETOXIFICATION 39, whose translation MDVTNETMERTDLRRPLVDPTVDTEKRPPLDVGLESVLMESSLSYRRRIYLGACIELKLLSRLALPAILIYLVNSGMSVSTRIFAGHVGGQELAAVSLGNSCFNLVYGLMLGMGSAVETLCGQAYGAHRYDMLGIYLQRATIVLALVGLPMTILYTFSYPILILLGEPKTVSYMGSMYITGLIPQIFAYAVNFTAQKFLQAQSVVSPSAYISAVALLLQISLTWVAVYVMNMGLMGIAYVLTISWWVIVGAQSFYIAVSPRFRHTWTGLSWTSFHGLWSFFKLSAGSAVMICLEMWYSQILVLLAGLLKDPTRSLDSLSICMSISTLSFMVSVGFNAAASVRTSNELGAGNPKSALFSTWTATFVSFVISVAEALAVIWSRDYVSYIFTSDIHVAEAVSELCPFLAVTIILNGIQPVLSGVAVGCGWQTYVAYVNVGCYYIVGIPVGCILGFTFNYQAKGIWTGMIGGTLMQTLILLYVTYRTDWDKEVEKAKKRLDMWDEKKEPRQN comes from the exons ATGGATGTGACAAATGAGACCATGGAGAGAACCGATCTCCGGCGGCCATTGGTGGATCCGACGGTGGACACAGAAAAGAGACCTCCATTGGACGTCGGGCTCGAGAGCGTGTTAATGGAGAGTAGCTTGTCGTACCGGAGGCGTATATACTTAGGCGCGTGTATAGAGTTGAAACTACTTTCCCGGTTGGCTCTTCCGGCGATACTTATCTATTTAGTCAACAGCGGAATGAGTGTTTCCACTCGTATCTTCGCCGGTCATGTTGGCGGTCAGGAACTCGCCGCCGTGTCCCTCGGAAACAGCTGCTTCAATCTCGTCTATGGCCTTATG TTGGGTATGGGTAGTGCTGTCGAGACACTATGTGGACAAGCATATGGCGCCCACCGGTATGACATGCTTGGGATCTATCTCCAAAGAGCAACAATTGTCCTTGCTCTAGTTGGCTTACCCATGACAATACTATACACCTTCTCGTACCCGATTCTTATCCTCTTAG GCGAGCCTAAAACAGTGTCCTACATGGGATCCATGTACATCACCGGACTCATCCCTCAGATATTCGCTTACGCCGTAAACTTCACGGCCCAAAAATTCCTCCAAGCCCAGAGCGTTGTGTCCCCCAGCGCGTACATCTCAGCCGTCGCACTCCTCCTCCAGATATCGCTGACATGGGTCGCCGTATATGTAATGAACATGGGCCTTATGGGCATAGCTTATGTTCTTACTATCTCTTGGTGGGTCATAGTTGGGGCCCAGAGTTTTTACATAGCTGTTAGTCCGAGGTTCAGACACACGTGGACTGGTCTTAGTTGGACATCGTTCCATGGTCTTTGGAGCTTCTTCAAACTATCTGCTGGCTCTGCTGTTATGATTTGTCTGGAAATGTGGTATTCACAGATTCTTGTTCTTCTCGCCGGTTTGCTTAAAGATCCAACACGCTCGCTTGATTCTCTCTCCATATG caTGTCAATTTCAACATTATCCTTCATGGTTTCCGTTGGTTTCAACGCGGCTGCAAG CGTACGAACTAGTAATGAGCTTGGAGCAGGAAATCCGAAATCAGCATTGTTCTCTACATGGACGGCGACTTTTGTTTCCTTCGTGATCTCCGTGGCGGAGGCACTCGCCGTGATATGGTCACGAGATTACGTTAGCTACATTTTCACGTCGGACATTCACGTGGCTGAAGCCGTCTCGGAGCTCTGTCCTTTTCTCGCCGTCACCATCATTCTCAACGGAATCCAACCTGTTTTGTCCG GAGTGGCAGTGGGATGTGGATGGCAGACATACGTGGCATATGTGAACGTTGGTTGTTACTATATTGTTGGTATTCCCGTTGGCTGTATTCTCGGCTTCACTTTCAATTATCAAGCCAAG GGAATATGGACCGGGATGATTGGAGGTACCCTCATGCAAACACTCATCTTACTTTACGTCACGTACCGAACAGATTGGGATAAAGAG GTGGAAAAGGCTAAGAAACGTTTGGATATGTGGGACGAAAAGAAGGAACCTCGCCAAAACTA g
- the LOC104718126 gene encoding uncharacterized protein LOC104718126: MLILILLHSLVITQNNTRALPSVYIFLRYMGKGRGLTVSRSERFLGSPHQSGNRHVDVETSVELELMEEDVWSVLEPDQPTEESAWTARSLEASGGERRHNGGGRASGRRKRHVATSAPVKVPDWSKILKTESVVGSMHHNNNDDADVADNDWESGMVPPHEYVAARSRNGDGGSSVILGVGRTLKGRDMRRVRDAVWSQTGFYG; encoded by the coding sequence atgCTCATCCTCATCCTCCTTCACTCATTAGTCATTACACAAAACAATACAAGAGCTCTTCCAAGTGTGTACATTTTTCTTAGATATATGGGAAAAGGTCGGGGTTTAACTGTTAGTCGGAGCGAAAGGTTTCTAGGAAGTCCTCATCAGTCTGGTAACCGCCACGTGGACGTAGAAACCTCCGTTGAGCTGGAACTCATGGAAGAGGATGTCTGGTCGGTGCTCGAGCCTGATCAACCAACAGAAGAAAGCGCTTGGACAGCACGCTCCCTCGAGGCTAGTGGCGGAGAACGGAGACACAACGGAGGAGGTCGTGCGAGTGGACGTAGAAAGAGACACGTGGCGACTTCTGCGCCGGTAAAAGTGCCTGACTGGAGCAAGATCCTAAAGACAGAGTCCGTCGTCGGATCAATGcatcataataataatgatgatgCTGACGTGGCGGATAATGACTGGGAAAGTGGGATGGTGCCACCTCATGAATACGTGGCTGCGCGTAGTCGTAACGGTGACGGTGGTTCTTCTGTGATTTTGGGCGTGGGGAGGACGTTAAAGGGACGAGACATGAGACGGGTCAGAGACGCCGTATGGAGCCAAACAGGGTTCTATGgttaa
- the LOC104718127 gene encoding uncharacterized protein LOC104718127: protein MGNCIGTKTSCSGDECESLNKKRRRRSSTVFHDEDEDGEKLLGETSSETSSSCSTSCGRREIKIRMTKKELEDLMRNIGLKGLTAEEIRSKLIFDGGDQIGFSAVDLTNHHQPWKPALQSIPEND, encoded by the coding sequence atgggaaaCTGCATAGGAACGAAGACGTCGTGCTCCGGAGACGAGTGTGAATCATtaaacaagaagagaagaagaagatcatccACCGTGTTTCatgacgaagacgaagacggaGAGAAACTGCTTGGAGAAACAAGCAGCGAGACGTCATCGAGTTGTTCAACGTCTTGTGGAAGAAGGGAGATTAAGATAAGGATGACGAAGAAAGAACTTGAAGATCTCATGAGAAACATTGGTTTGAAGGGTTTGACGGCGGAAGAGATACGTTCTAAGTTAATTTTCGACGGTGGAGATCAAATCGGTTTCTCTGCCGTCGATTTAACTAATCACCACCAGCCGTGGAAACCGGCGTTACAAAGCATACCGGAGAACGATTAa